GGTAAATAGAAGGCATGTTGTCTACTAAGAAGAATACGTTACCAGAATCACTAGTTTGACCATTGTTGTTTAATTCTGAATATGCATAACCAATGTTAAAGTTTGAAGTTAACCACTCTCTAACATCTTGAGTTAAGTTAATTCTTCCTGAGTATCTTGTATAGTCAGAATTAACACTATAACCTTTACTATCTAAATAACCGATAGAAGTAAAATACTTACCGTTTTCACCACCACCACTCATTTTTACGTTTGCTTCTGATCTAATAGAAGGTTGGAAAGAGTAGTCTCCCCAATATTCAGGAAGGTATCTTCTTCCTACTCCAGATCTTACACTTCTTGTAGCAGGATCGATTAATTGAGAAACATCAGAAGTATCCCAAGAGTTATAATCTGGGTTAATACCAATAGATCCGAATAAATTTGCGTTAGCAAAAGCAACAGGATCTACACCTCTGTTATTTCCTTGGTTGTAAATTGCTTCCCAAGCAAGACCGATGAAGTCATTAGATGATCTAATTACATCATATCTAGGAATAAAACTGAAGTTAACCCCTGTTTTAACATCTACTTCAATGCTTGAAGAGTTTTTCTTACCACCTTTAGTTGTAATTAAGATAACCCCGTTCGCACCTCTAGATCCATAAATTGCAGTTGCAGTTGCATCCTTTAAGATAGTAGTACTTGCGATATCTTCAGGGTTAATAGAGTTTAAGTTTCCACTAAAAGGAACACCATCTAATACATAAAGAGGACTTCTGTTACCATTTACAGAACCGAAACCTCTAATTCTAATAGTAGAAGTAGAACCTGGTTGACCAGTAGTGTTAATTACGTTTACACCAGCAGCCTCACCCGCTAAAGATTGTGATACGTTTGTGAAGCTCTTTGCTTGAATATCTGCAGTTTTTACAACTTTTGCAGTACCAGTATAGGCTTTCTTTGTAGTAGTACCATAACCAACAACAACCACCTCTTCTAGTAAATTGTCATTTTCTAAGGTTACATTTATTTGGTTTGAAGCACCAACTGTTCTCTCCGCATTTTTCATTCCGACAAATGAAAATACTAATACATCTCCATTTTTAGCTTGGATTGAATAATTACCATCAAAATCAGTTTCGGTACCTTGAGTCGTTCCTTTTTTAAAAATCGTAACCCCAGGTAAGGGACCAGATTCATCAGAAACAGTACCAGAAATTGTTCTGTCTTGCGCAAAGGATATTTGCACAATAAACGCCAAAATAAGCGTTAGAATTCCATTAAACTTTGTTTTCATTATCTAATAATTTGAATTAATTAGGCGCTAAAATCTTAAAATATTCTTAAAGCCGCAAATTTTTGTTGTGTTAATTAACAAAAAAGCTTAGTATACATGGCATATACTAAGCTTTTTATAATTCAAATTATTATTATTCTTAATGGAAAGGTAAAACCTGATCAGAAGTTTTATTTGCAACTAAGATTGCATTTAAATCTATAGTCGTAGTTGCTGTTTTGGCTACTGCATCGTATGTAATAGCATCTAAGTTAGCAATGTTTGAATTTATAAAAGAAGGAATTACTGGAGTTGTTCCAGGGTCTCCTGAGTTGATGTTTGGGTTTAAAGCAATTTCCTCTTCGAAAATAACTAATTTAACTCCCATATCAACAAGTCTCATACCTTCAGCTAAGAAAACTTCTTGTCTAGTTCTATAAATTAACTCTAAAGCTTCATCTTCTGTTGTAACAGCATCGATTTCAGCTACAGTTACAGAAGTACCAGAAATAGAAGGAACACTTACATTACCAGCTTGACGATCTAACACTAAACCAGTTCTACCGTTAACTGTAATATCTGCTTTATCAGGTCTAGATCCTGGGTCGTTTTGAGTTCTACCTTCTACAGCATCACTAAAGGTTCTTACTTCTCTAGTGTTTACTAAAGTTAATAAATCTTTTAAATTGTCTTTAGCAGCATTTAAATCCGTTGAAACATTTGCCTCAGCTAAAATTAAATATGCTTCTTCAGCTTTTAAATAGTGGATCGAAGGATCAGCACTTGCACTTAAGAAAGAATATTTAGGATCTAAAAAATCTAAAGTTGGAAGTGGTTGTAAATCGTCAAAAGTACCTCTTGCGAATAAAGCAGCTTCCATTACACTTACAGGACCACTACTACTAGCTTCGTCAAATCTAGCTTCTCTTGTGAAACTAGTACTTAAAGCTAAAGCGGCATTAGCAGCACTAACAGCCATTGTTCTATTACCTAAGAAGTAATATGCTCTTGCCTTAGCTAATTGGTAATCAGCTCTGTTGTTTAAAGCGATTGCGTCATCAAACTTTTGTACAGCTAAATTATAGTTGTCAGTTGAAGAAGCAGGAGCTCCAAGAGGTTCTTGTGGTAAGAATGAGAAATACATTCCAGCATATAAATAAGACATTCCTTCAAAGAATAAAAAGTCAGCCTTAGTTGCATCAGTAGCTTCAGAATCGTTTGGTGCAACTTCATTAGTACCAAACTTAGCTAATTCTCTTAAACGAGCAATATTACGTTGCGTATCTCTCATATCTGGATCTGTTATCCTAATATCAAGAGCATCCATAAACTGGCTATAGAAAGTTTGTGTGTTTACAAAGTTGTCCGATCCAATTTCAGCTAAGATTACAGTTTCGTTTTGAACTAAAGACATTTGTCTTTCTACTCCTTGCAATAAAATTGCAGCAGAGTTAGGTTGTCCCACAACCGCTGATTCCGAGAAATTAGGGTTGGTTACCGTGGTAAAATCCACTACTTTATTAAAATCATTAGTACAGTTATATAAAAGTGCTAAAGATAATATTGGTATAAATATTTTTTTCATTTTTTTCTAGATTTAAAATTGGAATTTAAGAGAGGTCATGTAAATTCTTGGAGCAGACTCGGTACCGTATGCGAAACCACCAGTAGCGAAACCATTTTGAGCTCCTACACCAGATCCAGTTGTTTCAGGATCAAAGTTACCAGCTGTCCAGTTGAATGGATTTGTAACGTTGAATCCTACAGTAACGTTTTTGAATAAACTTAAAGTTTCACCAAAGCTATAAGATAAACCAATGTTTCTGATTTTAACAAAGTCAGAATCAAATACGAAATAGTTTACATAGTTAAATGGAGAAGTTGTTCCAACTAAGTCTGCTGGAATTCCAGTGTTGTCATGTCCTCTTAAGTGTCTTAATAAGAAACTTAAATCTACAGATTTACCTCCGAATTGGTAGTCTCCAGACATAAAGAAGTTAAACTTCTTGTAAGAATAGTTTAAGCTGAAAGATCCAAAGTGAGGAGCGTAAGTATCACCTAAGAAAGAATTTCTTTCAAAGTTGTAAGAACCATCTGATTGTCTAACTGCAGCAGTACCTCTTAAGTATCCTAAAGAAAGTCCCTCGTCAACACGAGATCCAATTACTGTAAATCCACCAACGATAAATCCTGGAGCACCTCCTGTACTTGTAACAACGTTATTGTTTTTGTTATAAGAAGCATTAAAGTTTAATGTATGATCTTCAGTTTGAACAAGTGTAGAAGATAATTCAAATTCCCAACCAGTGTTTTCAATTTCACCAATGTTTGTAGTTTGGCTTAATTGTCCAGTAGATTGTGCTAAGTTAGGGTCAAATAAAGCATCAGTAGTAATACCTCTATAGTAAGTAGCACCTAAGTTTAATCTGTTGTTGAAGAAACCTAAGTCTAAACCAAATTCAGTAGTAGCTACTTTTTCAGAAACTAAGTTAGGGTTTCCTGGGTTTCCGAATGTAAATGCTGGAACTCCAAAGAAAGTGTTTAATGTGAAGGTTTTATCCTCAGCAAAAGCTCTTGGGAATAATGTAGCTTCACCATAGTTAGCTCTTAATCTAATGTTAGATACAGTCTCGTTAAAAGAAAGATCATTGTAGAAATCGTGATCTGAAAGATTATAAGTAAGACCAACTTTAGGTAAGAAACGAGTTACAGCCGCAGGACCTGCAGATGTGTTTTGGTCAATTCTACCTCCTATTTCTAAATAAGCAACATCATAGATACCAATGTTTTCTAAGAAATATAAACCGTAGTTTGCATTCTCTAAAATTTGATCTTCAATTTCTTTAGTAGGATAGTTTTGTACTAAGAAAGAACCATCAACCCCTCCAGAACCACTAAGTCTAGATTGTCTATCTGAAGTTCTAAAGAACTGTCCACCTAATATGGTTACAAAAGAAAAGTTTTCTAAGTCAAACTTGTGTGTAAAGTTTAAGTCAGCCGTAGTAGTAAAAGAACTTCTTAAAGAACGAGTAATTGTACCTCTATCAGTTGTTCCAGGAGCTTCTGCACCTAATGCAACTAAAAGTGCGTTTGAATTTCTTTGTTGGTTTTGAGAATTTCTTGAATCAATACCAATCGTAGCATTTACTTGTAAGTTATCTAAGATATCGTAAGTAAATTTGTTAGAGTTTGTGAAACGGTGAATGAATCTTTCGATGTCAACTAATTTACCAATTTCTTGTGCTCTTGCTTTTTCAGCAGCCCATTGAGCGTCTGTTAATTCGTCTAAGTTTCCTCTTCCTGCACCTTCAAAAGCAGAGAATCTAGAGAAACTTGTGTTTGCGTTAAAGTCAGTGTTAGCGTCAAAACCTACATAAGAGAATGATCCACTATACTTCAATTTCTCATTTAATTTTGCATTTAAACCAAACGATAAAGATCTTTTAATTTGTTCGTTGTAGTCATTGAAACTATCATCGTGATATAAGCTTCCTGAGAAGTTATAAGTTACATTTTCGCTACCTCCATTGATTCCTACTTTATATTCTTGAGCAACACCAGGCTTAAAAAGAGCCTCTGCAGTTCTGTCATATTTTAAGAAGTCTTTAGTTGCGCTAATTACACCTAATCTAGATTCGAAAAAGAAGTTAGCTCTACCAGCTTTACCTTTTTTAGTAATGATTTGGATAACACCATTTGCAGCATCAGCTCCATATAATGTAGTAGCAGCACCCCCTTTGATATATTCAATTTTTTCAATTGATTCAGCTGGGATATCTGCAAGAGCAGAAACGTTTGCCCCTCCAGTTCCAATTCCTAAAGTTGGATTTGAGTTTAAGTTATCAACTCTAACTCCATCTACAATGATTACTGGTGTAGCAGAAGTAGAAGCTGAAATAGGACCTCTTGTTCTAATTAAAGCAGTTGTACCAGGTTGTCCTGAACTCAATCTAATTTGAGCACTTGGAGTAGTAGACTGTAATAATTGGTCTATTTGATTTCCTGGAAGTTTTTCAATATCCTTAGAAGATAAAACATCTACCTTAGTAGATAGTCTTTTTCTTTCAATACCAGAACCCTGTCCTGTAATGATAATCTCATCTAAAACATTGTCTTCCTCCATTGAGATGTTCATTGTTGATTCATTACCAATTGTCTTTTCCACTGTTTTCATACCAATAAAGCTAAACTGAATAATATCTCCAGTATTTGCTTTTATAGAGTAGTTACCATCAAAATCAGTTTCAGTACCCTTGTTGGTGTTTTTGATTAAGACTGTAACGCCTGGTAAAGGACCAGAATCATTCGAAACTGTTCCCGAAATTGTTTTTTCTTGAGCAAATGTTATTTGTACAAGTAACGTTAGAATAAACGTTAAAATTCCATTAAACTTTGTTTTCATTTTATAATTATTTGAATTAATTGCCGCTAAAATCTTAAATATTTCTTAAAGGAACAACTATTTTGTTAAAAAAATACTAAAAGCCTTTTAGCTTGTTATCCCCCGTTAGTTGGGGATTTATGGTTAAACTTACATAGATGTTTTATTTTAAACAAAAGGGTTGTTTTTTGTTAAATTTTCTTAATATGTTTTTTGTGTTTGAAAAATAAAGCGCTGATATTTGATTAATTATAAAATAATTGTACATTTGCAAACTCTTAAAAAAGAGTATAATTAATAGTACAAACGAAAAATTAGTAACAATTTAGTATGCCAACTATTCAACAATTAGTTCGTAAAGGAAGAACCAAAATGACTAAGAAGAGTAAATCGGCTGCTTTGACGTCTTGTCCGCAAAGACGTGGAGTTTGTACGCGTGTGTATACCACTACACCTAAGAAACCTAATTCAGCAATGCGTAAAGTAGCGCGTGTTAGGTTAACTAACGGTAATGAGATCAACGCGTATATTCCAGGTGAAGGACATAATCTTCAGGAGCACTCGATAGTATTAGTCAGAGGTGGAAGGGTAAAAGATTTACCAGGTGTTAAATATCACATTGTACGTGGTGCATTAGATACTGCAGGTGTTGAGGGAAGAACTCAACGTAGGTCTAAGTACGGTGCAAAACGCCCTAAAGACAAAAAGTAAAAATTAGTAGTAACTTTTTTAATGTAGAGACATGAGAAAAAGAAGAGCTAAAAAAAGAGTTTTGTTACCGGACCCAAGGTTTAATGACCAATTAGTTACACGTTTTGTGAATAACTTAATGTGGGATGGTAAGAAATCTGTAGCATTCAAAGTTTTTTACGATGCAATGGATATCGTAAATGAAAAGAAAACTGACGAAGAAAAGTCGGCTTTAGAAGTATGGAAAGATGGTTTGTCTAACGTAATGCCACATGTAGAGGTGCGTTCTCGTCGTGTAGGTGGTGCAACATTCCAAATTCCAATGCAAATTCGTCCAGATCGTAAAGTTTCAATGGCGATCAAATGGATGATTTCTTATGCGCGTAAGCGTAATGAAAAAACAATGGCACAACGTTTAGCATCAGAGATTTTAGCTGCTGCTAAAGAAGAAGGTGCTGCTGTTAAGAAAAGAGTAGATACTCATAAAATGGCTGAGGCTAACAAGGCATTCTCACACTTTAGATTTTAATAACAATGGCTAGAGATTTAAAATTTACAAGAAATATTGGTATTGCTGCTCATATTGATGCAGGAAAAACTACAACTACTGAGCGTATCTTGTTTTATACAGGAGTTTCTCATAAAATTGGAGAAGTGCATGATGGTGCTTCTACAATGGACTGGATGGAGCAAGAAGCAGAAAGAGGTATTACAATTACTTCTGCTGCAACTACTTGTGAGTGGAAGTTCCCGATTGAAAATGGACAACCAACTCCTGATACTAAAGGATATCACTTTAATATAATTGATACTCCTGGGCACGTTGACTTTACTGTAGAGGTAAACCGTTCATTACGTGTATTAGATGGTTTAGTATTCTTATTCTCAGCTGTTGATGGTGTAGAGCCTCAATCAGAAACAAACTGGCGTTTAGCAGATAACTATAAAGTACCTCGTATTGGATTTGTTAATAAGATGGACCGTCAAGGGTCTAACTTCTTAGCAGTATGTCAGCAGGTAAAAGATATGTTAAAGTCGAATGCAGTGCCAATCGTATTAAATATTGGTGATGAAGCAGACTTTAAAGGAATTGTAGATTTAGTAAAGAACCGTGCTATTGTTTGGCATGATGATAATTTCGGATCTACTTTTGATATCGTTGATATTCCAGAAGATTTAAAAGAAGAAGCTGCTGAGTTAAGAGCTAAGTTAATCGAAGAGGTTGCTGCTTATGACGAGAATTTATTAGAGAAGTTCATGGAGGATGAGAACTCTATTACAGAAGAGGAAGTACACGCTGCTTTACGTGCTGCTGTAATGGATATGTCTATTATTCCTATGGTTTGTGGATCGGCATTTAAAAACAAAGGTGTTCAGTTCTTATTAGATGCTGTTTGTCGTTATTTACCTTCTCCAACAGATAAAGAAGCAATTATTGGTACTGATCCTGATACAGGAGAAGAGATTGCTCGTAAGCCAGATGTAAAGGAGCCTTTCTCGGCTTTAGCATTTAAGATTGCAACAGATCCTTTCGTAGGACGTTTAGCATTCTTCCGTGCATATTCTGGACGTTTAGATGCAGGTTCATACGTGTTAAATAATCGTTCTGGTAAGAAAGAGCGTATTTCTCGTATTTACCAAATGCACTCTAACAAGCAAAATGCTATCGATTTTATTGAGGCAGGAGATATTGGAGCTGCTGTAGGATTTAAAGATATCAAAACAGGAGATACTTTATCTGCAGAAAAAGCACCAATCGTATTAGAATCAATGGATTTCCCTGATCCAGTAATTGGTATCGCTGTTGAGCCAAAGACTAAGGGAGATGTAGATAAATTAGGTATGGCTTTAGCTAAATTAGCTGAGGAGGATCCAACGTTTACGGTAAAAACTGACGAAGCTTCTGGTCAAACAGTAATTTCAGGAATGGGTGAGTTACACTTAGATATTATTGTAGATCGTTTAAAGCGTGAGTTTAAAGTAGAGGTAAACCAAGGTCAACCACAAGTAGAGTACAAAGAAGCAATTACTGCTACTGCAGAGCACAGAGAGGTTTATAAGAAGCAATCTGGTGGACGTGGTAAGTTTGCTGATATCGTATTCAAAATGGAGCCAGCTGAAGAAGGTAAGCAAGGTTTAGAGTTCGAATCTATCATTAAAGGTGGAAACGTTCCTAAAGAATTTGTTCCTTCAGTAGAGAAAGGTTTCAAAGAAGCAATGAAGAATGGTCCATTAGCAGGATATGAAATGGATGCAATGAAAGTAACATTAGTAGATGGTTCTTTCCACCCTGTAGATTCTGATCAATTATCATTCGAATTAGCTGCAAAAATGGGTTACAAAGCTGCTGCTAAAGCTGCAAGAGCTGTGATCATGGAGCCAATGATGAAGTTAGAGGTGTTAACTCCAGAAGAAAATATGGGTGACATCGTAGGTGACTTAAACAGAAGACGTGGTCAAGTAAACGATATGAGTGATCGTTCTGGATCTAAAGTAGTAAAAGCTATCGTTCCATTATCGGAAATGTTTGGTTATGTAACTTCTTTACGTACATTATCTTCTGGTAGAGCAACATCTACTATGGAATTCTCTCACTATGCAGAGACTCCTTCAAATATTGCAGAGGAAGTAATCGCTAATGCTAAAGGTTAATTAAGATGAGTCAAAAAATTAGAATAAAATTAAAATCTTACGATTATAATTTAGTAGATAAGTCTGCTGAGAAAATCGTTAAGACAGTAAAAAGTACTGGAGCGGTTGTTAACGGACCAATTCCATTACCAACTCATAAAAAGATTTTTACAGTATTACGTTCACCACACGTAAACAAAAAATCTAGAGAACAATTTCAATTATCTGCTTACAAGCGTTTGTTAGATATCTATAGTTCTTCTTCGAAAACTATTGATGCTTTAATGAAACTTGAATTACCAAGTGGAGTTGAAGTTGAGATTAAGGTATAAGTAAATGATAACTTTCGGTTTAATTTTGTTAAACCGAAAGTTTTTTATACTTTTGCACCCGAATTAGGATTCAGGGTGTAATTTTATATGCTGAATTTGAATTCAGTAAGACATGTCCGGAGGGTTTCGCGAAGGAAAAATGGAAAAACACTTAAGAGCTAAGCTAAATGTGTTTTATGCTCTTTTTTTTTGAGAGAAATTTCGGAAGTCTAAAAAATGAAACTTTAGTTTCAAATAATAATTATTAATTGACGCGCTGGATAAATAAATCTATCGTCTAAAACAAACAAATATGTCTGGGTTAATAGGAAGAAAAGTAGGAATGACCAGCTTATTCGATGAGAACGGGAAGAATATTCCTTGTACCGTAATCGAAGCAGGTCCTTGCGTTGTTACCCAAGTCAGAACCGAAGAGGTTGATGGCTACAATGCTTTACAACTTGGTTTCGATGACAAAAAAGCAAAAAGCTCTAATAAAGCTTTAGATGGTCACTTTAAAAAAGCTGGTACATCTGCTAAGAAGAAAGTTGTTGAATTTCAAGGATTTGATGGTGAGTACAAATTAGGTGACTCAATTACTGTGGAAATGTTTACTGAAGGAGAGTTCGTTGACGTGTCAGGAACTTCTAAAGGTAAAGGTTTTCAAGGTGTTGTTAAACGTCATGGTTTTGCCGGAGTTGGACAAGCAACTCACGGTCAACATAACCGTTTAAGAGCTCCAGGTTCAATTGGTGCTGCTTCTTACCCTGCAAGAGTATTCAAAGGAATGCGTATGGCAGGTCGTATGGGAGGAGATCAAGTTAAAGTTCAAAATTTAAGAGTATTAAAAGTGGTAGCTGATAAGAACTTAATCGTTGTTAAAGGTGCGGTTCCAGGTCACAAAAACTCTTATGTAACTATCGAGAAATAATGAAAGTAGCAGTATTAGATATTACAGGAAAAGATACTGGTAGAAAAGTTGAACTTTCTAGCGAAGTATTCGGTATAGAGCCAAATGATCACGCAATCTATTTAGATGTTAAGCAGTATTTAGCTAACCAAAGACAAGGAACTCATAAGTCTAAGGAAAGAGCTGAAATTGCTGGTTCTACAAGAAAGATAAAGAAACAAAAAGGTACAGGTACTGCTCGTGCAGGATCTATTAAGTCTCCTGTTTTCAGAGGAGGAGGACGTATCTTTGGTCCAAGACCGCGTAATTATTCTTTCAAATTAAA
The sequence above is a segment of the Tenacibaculum sp. 190130A14a genome. Coding sequences within it:
- a CDS encoding TonB-dependent receptor plug domain-containing protein; the protein is MKTKFNGILTFILTLLVQITFAQEKTISGTVSNDSGPLPGVTVLIKNTNKGTETDFDGNYSIKANTGDIIQFSFIGMKTVEKTIGNESTMNISMEEDNVLDEIIITGQGSGIERKRLSTKVDVLSSKDIEKLPGNQIDQLLQSTTPSAQIRLSSGQPGTTALIRTRGPISASTSATPVIIVDGVRVDNLNSNPTLGIGTGGANVSALADIPAESIEKIEYIKGGAATTLYGADAANGVIQIITKKGKAGRANFFFESRLGVISATKDFLKYDRTAEALFKPGVAQEYKVGINGGSENVTYNFSGSLYHDDSFNDYNEQIKRSLSFGLNAKLNEKLKYSGSFSYVGFDANTDFNANTSFSRFSAFEGAGRGNLDELTDAQWAAEKARAQEIGKLVDIERFIHRFTNSNKFTYDILDNLQVNATIGIDSRNSQNQQRNSNALLVALGAEAPGTTDRGTITRSLRSSFTTTADLNFTHKFDLENFSFVTILGGQFFRTSDRQSRLSGSGGVDGSFLVQNYPTKEIEDQILENANYGLYFLENIGIYDVAYLEIGGRIDQNTSAGPAAVTRFLPKVGLTYNLSDHDFYNDLSFNETVSNIRLRANYGEATLFPRAFAEDKTFTLNTFFGVPAFTFGNPGNPNLVSEKVATTEFGLDLGFFNNRLNLGATYYRGITTDALFDPNLAQSTGQLSQTTNIGEIENTGWEFELSSTLVQTEDHTLNFNASYNKNNNVVTSTGGAPGFIVGGFTVIGSRVDEGLSLGYLRGTAAVRQSDGSYNFERNSFLGDTYAPHFGSFSLNYSYKKFNFFMSGDYQFGGKSVDLSFLLRHLRGHDNTGIPADLVGTTSPFNYVNYFVFDSDFVKIRNIGLSYSFGETLSLFKNVTVGFNVTNPFNWTAGNFDPETTGSGVGAQNGFATGGFAYGTESAPRIYMTSLKFQF
- the rpsL gene encoding 30S ribosomal protein S12, with protein sequence MPTIQQLVRKGRTKMTKKSKSAALTSCPQRRGVCTRVYTTTPKKPNSAMRKVARVRLTNGNEINAYIPGEGHNLQEHSIVLVRGGRVKDLPGVKYHIVRGALDTAGVEGRTQRRSKYGAKRPKDKK
- the rpsG gene encoding 30S ribosomal protein S7, which gives rise to MRKRRAKKRVLLPDPRFNDQLVTRFVNNLMWDGKKSVAFKVFYDAMDIVNEKKTDEEKSALEVWKDGLSNVMPHVEVRSRRVGGATFQIPMQIRPDRKVSMAIKWMISYARKRNEKTMAQRLASEILAAAKEEGAAVKKRVDTHKMAEANKAFSHFRF
- the fusA gene encoding elongation factor G; protein product: MARDLKFTRNIGIAAHIDAGKTTTTERILFYTGVSHKIGEVHDGASTMDWMEQEAERGITITSAATTCEWKFPIENGQPTPDTKGYHFNIIDTPGHVDFTVEVNRSLRVLDGLVFLFSAVDGVEPQSETNWRLADNYKVPRIGFVNKMDRQGSNFLAVCQQVKDMLKSNAVPIVLNIGDEADFKGIVDLVKNRAIVWHDDNFGSTFDIVDIPEDLKEEAAELRAKLIEEVAAYDENLLEKFMEDENSITEEEVHAALRAAVMDMSIIPMVCGSAFKNKGVQFLLDAVCRYLPSPTDKEAIIGTDPDTGEEIARKPDVKEPFSALAFKIATDPFVGRLAFFRAYSGRLDAGSYVLNNRSGKKERISRIYQMHSNKQNAIDFIEAGDIGAAVGFKDIKTGDTLSAEKAPIVLESMDFPDPVIGIAVEPKTKGDVDKLGMALAKLAEEDPTFTVKTDEASGQTVISGMGELHLDIIVDRLKREFKVEVNQGQPQVEYKEAITATAEHREVYKKQSGGRGKFADIVFKMEPAEEGKQGLEFESIIKGGNVPKEFVPSVEKGFKEAMKNGPLAGYEMDAMKVTLVDGSFHPVDSDQLSFELAAKMGYKAAAKAARAVIMEPMMKLEVLTPEENMGDIVGDLNRRRGQVNDMSDRSGSKVVKAIVPLSEMFGYVTSLRTLSSGRATSTMEFSHYAETPSNIAEEVIANAKG
- the rpsJ gene encoding 30S ribosomal protein S10, whose product is MSQKIRIKLKSYDYNLVDKSAEKIVKTVKSTGAVVNGPIPLPTHKKIFTVLRSPHVNKKSREQFQLSAYKRLLDIYSSSSKTIDALMKLELPSGVEVEIKV
- the rplC gene encoding 50S ribosomal protein L3; the protein is MSGLIGRKVGMTSLFDENGKNIPCTVIEAGPCVVTQVRTEEVDGYNALQLGFDDKKAKSSNKALDGHFKKAGTSAKKKVVEFQGFDGEYKLGDSITVEMFTEGEFVDVSGTSKGKGFQGVVKRHGFAGVGQATHGQHNRLRAPGSIGAASYPARVFKGMRMAGRMGGDQVKVQNLRVLKVVADKNLIVVKGAVPGHKNSYVTIEK